Proteins encoded within one genomic window of Sphingomonas cannabina:
- a CDS encoding ASCH domain-containing protein — translation MLMDRPIIFSAPMVRALLDGRKTQTRRLAKPRGKRPSLLDGQWSDSYVLDPGNAEWLACDIPFAVGDRLYVRESIYFWSDGHDGEVIFSADGATLQTGPNTGSIPDAALHGYFRMVDQSREKLGRLSRPSIHMPRWASRLTLIVEGVKVERLQDISEADAIREGVTLVEEGLEDPVEAYRELWNSLHGADAWDANPWVVAITFRVVRGNIDSLEAAHA, via the coding sequence GTGCTGATGGATCGGCCTATCATCTTCTCCGCTCCGATGGTGCGCGCGCTGCTCGACGGGCGGAAGACGCAGACGAGGCGGCTTGCGAAGCCGCGCGGCAAGCGTCCGAGCCTGCTCGATGGTCAGTGGTCGGATTCCTATGTGCTGGATCCTGGCAACGCGGAATGGCTCGCGTGCGACATTCCTTTCGCCGTCGGCGATCGGCTCTATGTGCGCGAGAGCATCTATTTCTGGTCCGACGGACACGACGGCGAGGTAATATTCTCTGCCGACGGCGCTACGCTGCAAACGGGGCCGAACACGGGCTCCATTCCCGATGCGGCACTCCACGGATATTTCCGCATGGTCGACCAGTCCCGCGAAAAGCTGGGGCGCCTGTCACGGCCATCGATCCACATGCCCCGCTGGGCTTCCCGCCTCACCCTGATCGTCGAGGGCGTGAAGGTCGAGCGGCTGCAGGACATCAGCGAGGCCGATGCGATCCGCGAAGGCGTGACGCTCGTCGAGGAAGGCCTAGAGGATCCGGTCGAAGCCTACCGCGAGCTCTGGAACAGCCTCCACGGCGCTGACGCCTGGGACGCCAACCCCTGGGTGGTCGCCATCACCTTCCGCGTCGTGCGCGGCAACATCGACTCTCTGGAGGCTGCCCATGCCTAA
- a CDS encoding HNH endonuclease produces the protein MAGIVKPNSITVMDDRALIDVAVPSYPDAIAVIDVQDIEIAVDGRCRWRAARSGRGRRPYVVRREGREWQSLHRLIVGDVPHGMVVDHIDGNPLNNRRANLRIVTPRQNSYNFAPTAGRLLPKGVKKHRNRFEARIQVNRKALFLGSYPTPELASEAYQRAARHYFGEMARVSALAPLLDDDEATELREYGVARIEAIKG, from the coding sequence ATGGCCGGCATCGTGAAACCGAACTCGATCACCGTCATGGATGATCGCGCACTGATCGACGTTGCCGTTCCGAGCTATCCGGACGCCATTGCGGTGATCGATGTCCAAGACATCGAAATCGCTGTCGACGGCCGCTGCCGCTGGAGGGCGGCACGATCTGGTCGTGGCCGGCGCCCATATGTCGTTCGACGCGAAGGGCGGGAGTGGCAATCGCTTCATCGTCTGATTGTTGGTGACGTTCCTCACGGCATGGTCGTCGACCACATCGACGGTAACCCGCTCAACAACCGCCGGGCGAACCTCCGCATCGTCACGCCGCGGCAAAACTCATACAACTTTGCCCCAACTGCCGGGCGCCTTCTGCCCAAAGGCGTGAAGAAGCATCGGAATCGCTTCGAGGCCCGCATTCAGGTCAACCGGAAGGCCCTTTTTCTCGGAAGCTACCCAACACCAGAGCTTGCCTCCGAGGCTTACCAGAGGGCGGCACGGCACTATTTCGGAGAGATGGCCCGCGTCTCCGCGCTCGCCCCGCTTCTCGACGACGACGAGGCGACCGAGCTGCGCGAGTACGGCGTCGCGCGGATCGAGGCGATCAAGGGCTGA
- a CDS encoding PD-(D/E)XK nuclease-like domain-containing protein: MTRRDYEGAIEREVERWPGVTVRFEEGGKHPRAVFRFGEVEQFRPYPSSPSDQRGLDMKITEVRRLLKDMGAVLMPRPKATGPKRERNPGADQRELPVGEPAPVKPDPWAALREVRCSPIITAPGAYPNIDAEDYHRNPDLLPAPSLSSTGAKTLLNKSPYHFWFDSPMNPDRPPEEGKPHFSIGKAAHDMLLLSERWPEHYHVLPEDYRAPSQRTVNFTDDQLAAIDAEQAGKTILRHADAEAVCAVAAAIRRNGLAMATLTNGVTEETLAWQDPETGVWLRARPDFRPNSIVEHRDVMVVSDLKFVAPTNASPDGFKRAIANFGYHQSAAFYADGIKAVYGHYPTHWVHVVVEKEPPYCVALYELPAEDIERGRWLNRQAIRKFAECLSADRWPGYADEPAQVGLPVWARKRIDDIEGHEMAWAAAA; this comes from the coding sequence GTGACGCGCCGCGACTACGAGGGCGCGATCGAGCGCGAGGTCGAGCGCTGGCCCGGTGTGACCGTCCGGTTCGAGGAGGGCGGCAAGCACCCGCGTGCCGTGTTTCGGTTCGGCGAGGTCGAGCAGTTCCGGCCGTATCCGTCTTCGCCGAGCGATCAGCGCGGCCTCGACATGAAGATCACCGAGGTGCGCCGCCTGCTCAAGGACATGGGCGCGGTGCTGATGCCGCGGCCGAAGGCGACCGGGCCGAAGCGCGAGCGCAATCCCGGCGCCGACCAGCGCGAATTGCCTGTCGGCGAGCCGGCGCCGGTGAAGCCCGATCCGTGGGCGGCGCTGCGCGAGGTGCGTTGTTCGCCGATCATCACCGCCCCCGGCGCCTATCCGAACATCGACGCCGAGGACTACCACCGCAACCCGGATCTGCTACCGGCGCCGTCGCTGTCGTCGACGGGCGCCAAGACGCTGCTGAACAAGTCGCCCTATCACTTCTGGTTCGACAGCCCGATGAACCCGGATCGGCCACCCGAGGAAGGGAAGCCGCATTTCAGCATCGGCAAGGCGGCGCACGACATGCTGCTGCTGAGCGAGCGCTGGCCCGAGCACTACCATGTGCTGCCGGAGGACTATCGGGCGCCGAGCCAGCGGACCGTCAATTTCACAGACGACCAGCTCGCTGCGATCGACGCAGAACAGGCCGGCAAGACGATCCTGCGCCATGCTGACGCCGAGGCCGTCTGCGCCGTCGCCGCCGCGATCCGGCGCAACGGTCTCGCCATGGCGACGCTGACCAACGGCGTCACCGAGGAAACACTGGCCTGGCAGGACCCGGAGACCGGCGTCTGGCTCCGTGCCCGCCCCGACTTCCGGCCCAACAGCATCGTCGAGCACCGCGACGTCATGGTCGTGTCGGACCTGAAGTTCGTGGCGCCGACCAATGCCAGCCCCGACGGCTTCAAGCGCGCAATCGCCAACTTCGGCTATCACCAGTCCGCAGCTTTCTACGCTGACGGCATCAAGGCGGTGTACGGGCACTATCCGACCCATTGGGTGCACGTCGTCGTCGAGAAGGAGCCGCCGTACTGCGTCGCGCTGTACGAGCTGCCGGCCGAGGACATCGAGCGCGGCCGCTGGCTCAACCGGCAGGCGATCCGCAAGTTTGCCGAGTGCCTCAGCGCCGATCGCTGGCCCGGCTACGCCGACGAGCCGGCGCAGGTCGGGCTTCCCGTGTGGGCGCGGAAGCGGATCGACGACATCGAAGGCCATGAGATGGCCTGGGCGGCTGCGGCATGA
- a CDS encoding DUF6197 family protein produces MSALSVADVLERAADLIEPEGKWTQKNGGVRGVCWCASTAIGAAHPDGIALDAQRFFANLISPGGGLAIVRIWCWNDAPERTQAEVVAKLREAAALAREQGK; encoded by the coding sequence ATGAGTGCGCTGTCTGTTGCCGATGTGCTGGAGCGCGCGGCCGACCTGATCGAGCCGGAAGGCAAGTGGACGCAGAAGAACGGTGGAGTTCGAGGCGTATGTTGGTGCGCTAGCACCGCGATCGGTGCGGCGCATCCCGATGGGATCGCACTAGATGCTCAGCGCTTTTTCGCGAACCTAATCTCTCCAGGTGGAGGCTTGGCGATCGTGCGAATTTGGTGCTGGAACGACGCCCCCGAGCGCACCCAAGCCGAGGTAGTCGCCAAGCTTCGCGAAGCTGCCGCTCTCGCACGGGAGCAAGGCAAATGA
- a CDS encoding LexA family transcriptional regulator: MFQLASERADAAAHCYHGPGIDHDAEISCTRTKVNVECVPLAVDIPYVPENETTGEALSRLRVRAGMTMRELAAAAGYRHASGIQRFLEASYSKPLPNEIAQRFVDALSGRGSPPIEPVEIWSLTGIPVAPNVRPAPPMEGASDQRMRRDVPILGTALGADVIMDGEAIEQTYLNSAEIIGYVRRPVILDGRTDVYSLYVQGSSMAPRHHDGEMIFVEQKRRPSVGEDCVIYMRMPDEYEGERTSAVLVKTLVRKTASYIELEQYTPHITFRLPTERVARMDRVIPWPELVA; the protein is encoded by the coding sequence ATGTTCCAGCTTGCGAGCGAGCGGGCGGATGCCGCCGCGCACTGCTATCATGGCCCTGGCATCGATCATGATGCCGAGATATCTTGTACGCGTACAAAGGTCAACGTGGAATGTGTACCGCTCGCGGTCGATATTCCGTACGTGCCTGAGAACGAAACTACTGGCGAGGCGCTATCGCGCTTACGCGTGCGCGCGGGGATGACAATGCGCGAGTTGGCGGCGGCCGCTGGCTATCGGCACGCGTCGGGCATTCAGCGTTTTCTAGAGGCGTCCTACTCCAAGCCGCTGCCAAACGAAATCGCACAGCGGTTTGTTGATGCGCTATCCGGCCGTGGCTCTCCGCCGATCGAGCCCGTTGAAATCTGGTCGCTCACTGGGATACCGGTCGCACCCAATGTCCGACCGGCGCCTCCGATGGAGGGGGCCAGCGATCAGCGAATGCGCCGCGATGTGCCGATACTCGGGACCGCGCTGGGCGCCGATGTTATCATGGATGGCGAGGCTATTGAGCAAACATATCTGAATAGCGCAGAGATCATCGGCTATGTGCGTCGCCCGGTGATTCTCGATGGTCGCACCGATGTTTATTCATTGTACGTGCAGGGGTCTTCGATGGCGCCCCGTCACCACGACGGCGAAATGATATTCGTCGAGCAAAAGCGCCGGCCGAGCGTAGGCGAGGACTGCGTTATATATATGCGCATGCCTGATGAGTATGAAGGCGAGCGCACCAGCGCGGTGCTCGTGAAGACGTTGGTGCGGAAGACCGCGAGCTACATCGAGTTGGAGCAATATACCCCACACATAACCTTCCGCCTGCCCACCGAACGCGTGGCGCGGATGGACCGCGTAATCCCATGGCCGGAGCTGGTTGCGTAA
- a CDS encoding carph-isopro domain-containing protein: MIAVRGGIRPLARKLEHANHTTVQGWWERNRIPSERLAEVEAIPPEQAMAS; encoded by the coding sequence ATGATAGCAGTGCGCGGCGGCATCCGCCCGCTCGCTCGCAAGCTGGAACATGCCAATCACACAACCGTCCAGGGTTGGTGGGAGAGAAATCGCATCCCGAGCGAGCGTCTGGCGGAAGTCGAGGCAATACCGCCCGAACAGGCAATGGCATCATGA